In Nitrospirota bacterium, a single window of DNA contains:
- the glgP gene encoding alpha-glucan family phosphorylase, whose product MNSQLTIAYFSMEIGFESEMPTYAGGLGVLAGDTIRAAADLKVPMAGVTLLYRKGYFYQRLDLSGWQIEEPVDWPVEDFLIEMPQRAVITIEGRTIWLRSWKYEVTGIGGFKIPVYFLDTDLPENSEWDRTITHFLYGGDSHYRLCQEVVLGIGGVRMLQALGHDHIERFHMNEGHAALLTLELLDEEAKKAGRKEFLQDDIEAVRKKCVFTTHTPVPAGLDQFQMDLVNRVLGRRAVYDMKEIFCHAGLLNMTFLALNLSHYINGVAKRHGEVSSHMFAGYVIEAITNGVHAATWTSKEFMDLYDHYIPGWRKDNFSLRYALNIPRTEVWEAHMQTKRTLIQYVNHETNAGMDVDVFTIGFARRAATYKRGDLLFQDIERLKRISSKAGLLQVIYAGKAHPADQGGKEIIKHIFQAKESLKKSVRIAYLQNYDIELGQMMTSGVDLWLNTPQPPLEASGTSGMKAALNGIPSLSILDGWWIEGHIEGVTGWAIGEDGRGDGSIDDRSKDALSLYDKLEQAIIPMFYNERDMFINIMCHSIAINGSFFNTHRMIQQYVLNAYFH is encoded by the coding sequence ATGAACAGTCAATTGACAATCGCCTATTTCTCAATGGAAATTGGATTTGAGAGTGAAATGCCGACATACGCTGGCGGCCTTGGGGTGCTGGCGGGTGATACCATCCGGGCTGCGGCTGATCTGAAAGTCCCGATGGCCGGGGTCACCCTGCTCTACAGGAAGGGGTATTTTTACCAGAGGCTTGATCTCAGTGGCTGGCAGATAGAGGAGCCTGTGGACTGGCCGGTTGAGGACTTTCTGATCGAAATGCCCCAGAGGGCTGTTATTACTATAGAGGGACGTACCATCTGGCTTCGTTCCTGGAAATATGAAGTCACAGGGATAGGGGGTTTTAAGATACCGGTCTATTTCCTGGATACAGACCTTCCGGAGAATTCTGAGTGGGACAGAACAATCACCCACTTTCTTTATGGGGGGGACAGCCATTACAGGCTTTGCCAGGAAGTGGTCCTTGGGATTGGCGGGGTCAGGATGCTGCAGGCCCTCGGACATGATCACATTGAACGATTTCACATGAACGAAGGGCATGCGGCACTTCTCACATTAGAGCTTCTGGATGAAGAGGCTAAAAAGGCAGGAAGGAAAGAATTTCTCCAGGATGATATCGAAGCCGTAAGGAAAAAATGCGTGTTTACCACCCATACCCCTGTCCCTGCCGGACTCGACCAGTTCCAGATGGATCTTGTGAATCGCGTTTTGGGACGACGGGCGGTGTATGACATGAAGGAAATATTCTGCCATGCAGGTCTCCTGAACATGACCTTTCTGGCCCTTAATCTCAGCCACTATATCAATGGCGTAGCCAAAAGGCATGGTGAAGTCTCAAGCCATATGTTTGCCGGTTATGTGATAGAAGCGATCACAAACGGGGTACACGCTGCCACATGGACATCAAAAGAGTTCATGGATCTCTACGATCATTATATCCCTGGCTGGAGGAAGGACAATTTCAGCCTCAGATATGCCCTGAACATTCCCAGGACAGAGGTGTGGGAGGCGCACATGCAGACCAAAAGAACGCTGATACAGTATGTAAACCACGAGACTAATGCCGGGATGGATGTGGATGTGTTTACAATCGGATTCGCCAGACGTGCCGCAACATACAAACGCGGAGACCTCCTCTTTCAGGATATCGAAAGGCTTAAAAGGATTTCGTCAAAGGCCGGTCTCCTTCAGGTCATCTATGCAGGGAAGGCCCATCCGGCAGACCAGGGGGGAAAGGAAATCATTAAGCATATCTTTCAGGCAAAAGAATCGCTCAAGAAAAGTGTCAGGATAGCCTATCTCCAGAATTATGATATCGAGCTCGGGCAGATGATGACCTCAGGCGTTGACTTGTGGCTTAATACCCCGCAGCCACCCCTTGAGGCATCGGGAACTAGCGGGATGAAGGCTGCCCTTAACGGGATTCCCAGCCTGAGTATCCTGGACGGATGGTGGATTGAGGGACACATCGAAGGAGTGACAGGATGGGCCATTGGAGAAGACGGACGCGGTGATGGCAGTATTGATGACCGTTCAAAGGATGCCTTGTCTCTCTATGACAAATTAGAGCAGGCAATTATTCCTATGTTCTATAATGAACGGGACATGTTCATTAATATAATGTGCCACTCCATTGCAATCAATGGTTCATTCTTTAATACTCACAGGATGATACAACAGTATGTTCTGAATGCATATTTTCATTAG
- a CDS encoding cytochrome c, translating to MNDFLIRLFLLIFIIIAPVSSQALPWSKDMFNQPSIKPQETAPLPVPPGTVNSKGMEKEIKNRSGAANIINPVKPDDASIARGQAMYNIYCIVCHGKTGKGDGIVGKKFVPPTDLSGSYVQMKPDGDIYFTIRYGGLAVMPRYGDAIPPADRWHIINYIKGRLSE from the coding sequence ATGAATGATTTCCTGATCCGGCTGTTTTTACTGATATTCATCATCATTGCACCTGTTTCATCCCAGGCCCTGCCATGGTCAAAAGACATGTTCAATCAACCATCAATCAAACCGCAGGAGACCGCTCCCCTGCCGGTTCCGCCAGGTACGGTAAACAGCAAGGGCATGGAAAAAGAAATTAAAAACAGGAGCGGTGCAGCAAATATTATCAATCCTGTGAAACCAGACGACGCATCCATTGCAAGAGGACAGGCCATGTACAACATCTATTGTATTGTTTGTCATGGCAAGACAGGGAAAGGCGACGGCATCGTGGGAAAGAAGTTTGTTCCGCCGACGGATTTATCCGGCAGTTATGTTCAGATGAAACCGGATGGTGACATTTACTTCACCATCCGTTATGGTGGCCTCGCTGTCATGCCGCGATATGGAGACGCTATACCGCCGGCAGACCGCTGGCATATAATAAATTATATCAAGGGCAGATTATCTGAATAA
- a CDS encoding DUF3341 domain-containing protein: protein MNQTVLGVYVRPDQLLSAAAKIREHGVREVSLLSPVPLTGETDRMTVSNKDLLKFFTFFGSVAGVIAGILFTIWTSVSYPLPRAGRPILNGPPTLIISFETLILAGIVATFGGFLILTKLPAFRKRPYHDRIGEDRFGIVVKVKEEMLTPIESILTASGAEEVIKIP, encoded by the coding sequence GTGAATCAAACGGTGTTGGGAGTATATGTCAGGCCGGATCAACTCCTCTCTGCGGCTGCAAAAATCAGGGAACATGGCGTCAGAGAAGTATCCCTTCTGTCTCCTGTACCATTAACCGGAGAAACAGACCGGATGACGGTCAGCAATAAGGACCTCCTGAAGTTTTTTACATTTTTCGGCAGCGTCGCCGGAGTCATTGCAGGTATTTTGTTTACAATATGGACATCGGTTTCCTATCCGCTGCCCCGCGCAGGCAGACCTATTTTAAACGGACCACCCACCCTGATCATATCTTTTGAGACATTAATACTTGCAGGAATCGTTGCAACATTCGGAGGGTTTCTTATTCTAACGAAGCTTCCGGCATTCAGGAAGCGGCCATACCATGACCGTATCGGTGAGGACAGGTTTGGGATCGTGGTCAAAGTTAAAGAAGAAATGTTAACGCCTATTGAATCAATCCTCACAGCCAGCGGGGCAGAAGAGGTTATTAAAATTCCATGA
- the nrfD gene encoding polysulfide reductase NrfD, with amino-acid sequence MAGNTTFKEINDDVVNVITRTGPRYYAVLAIVLILTILLFFLPWIYQIKTGQGVTGLNNPSYWGVYLVNFVFWVGVAHAGTLISAMLYIAHTPWRRSIQRSAETMTLFALIIAVTFIMVHLGRVWNFYWVLPYPNQRTIWTNFISPLTFDVFAVGTYFLSSLLFLYFGLIPDIAAMRHRVSGWRKSVYETLSLGWRGTDREWYIRDKAYMLFSVLIMPLVVSVHSVVSWDFALGIVPGFHKTIFAPYFVTGALYSGFAGVVLLISVISRVQNLGKYITETHYDRIGIMLLVLSLLWSYQTILDITMGFTSHSTFELEHLRYKLFNPRLSALTALMIFSNTVLPLSLFIRKIRLSTTCQCIISIFILTGMWLERFLIFGTALPRKFLPYAWHDYHPGWVEIAITAGSFFLFILMFMVFMKIFPVISITEVKEERGLLPDKER; translated from the coding sequence ATGGCAGGCAATACAACATTTAAAGAAATAAACGATGATGTAGTCAATGTTATTACACGTACAGGCCCACGCTACTATGCCGTCCTTGCCATCGTGTTGATCCTCACCATCCTGTTATTTTTTCTCCCGTGGATTTATCAGATTAAGACAGGACAGGGCGTTACAGGCCTGAATAACCCGTCGTACTGGGGTGTCTATCTCGTCAACTTTGTATTCTGGGTCGGTGTCGCTCATGCCGGGACACTCATATCTGCCATGCTTTATATAGCGCATACCCCATGGAGGAGGAGCATACAGCGCAGCGCCGAGACAATGACATTATTTGCACTGATAATAGCAGTAACCTTTATTATGGTACATCTGGGACGGGTATGGAATTTTTACTGGGTGCTGCCATATCCAAATCAGAGGACCATCTGGACCAACTTCATATCACCTCTGACGTTTGATGTATTTGCTGTAGGGACTTACTTTCTGAGCAGCCTGTTATTCCTCTACTTCGGATTAATCCCTGATATCGCGGCCATGAGACACCGGGTAAGCGGATGGAGGAAGAGCGTGTATGAAACCCTGTCCCTTGGATGGAGGGGAACTGACCGTGAGTGGTATATCCGTGATAAGGCATATATGCTCTTCTCAGTCCTTATAATGCCGCTTGTGGTATCTGTCCACAGCGTCGTGTCCTGGGACTTTGCCCTCGGCATCGTGCCTGGATTTCATAAAACGATATTTGCCCCATACTTTGTAACCGGGGCGCTCTATTCCGGTTTTGCAGGCGTTGTACTTCTCATCTCCGTCATCAGTCGGGTACAAAATCTGGGAAAGTATATCACAGAGACGCATTATGACAGGATCGGCATCATGCTCCTTGTACTTTCCCTCTTGTGGAGCTACCAGACCATTCTGGATATCACCATGGGGTTCACATCTCATTCAACATTTGAGTTGGAACATTTGCGGTACAAACTGTTCAATCCCCGCCTTTCAGCCCTGACTGCCCTGATGATTTTTTCCAATACGGTCCTGCCGCTGTCTCTCTTCATTAGAAAGATCAGGTTATCCACCACCTGTCAGTGTATCATTTCCATATTCATACTGACCGGTATGTGGCTTGAGAGGTTTCTGATATTCGGCACAGCCCTTCCGCGAAAGTTTCTGCCCTATGCATGGCATGACTATCATCCCGGGTGGGTGGAAATTGCGATTACAGCAGGGTCTTTTTTTCTTTTTATCCTTATGTTCATGGTATTCATGAAGATATTCCCTGTCATCTCCATTACAGAGGTTAAAGAGGAAAGAGGTCTGTTACCGGATAAGGAGAGATAA
- a CDS encoding 4Fe-4S dicluster domain-containing protein, producing MSRLLDRLFARFRVYREPGYYGKYDYKWTIVIDLDKCDGCEACVIACHAENNLPVVGEDECSKNRAFNWIRIERYVEGEYPDVKVKFIPILCQQCGRARCEAGCPTYATYHNQDGLNVQVYNRCIGTYTCATYCPYDVRHFNWFSYKWDAPLEQQLNPDVTVREKGVMEKCTFCIQRIRAAKDHAKDEGRAVKDGEIQPACVQTCPTGAMTFGDLNDHGSMVSILAKNERRYRLFEDLNTDPSVIYLKRVMK from the coding sequence CTACAAGTGGACCATCGTTATTGACCTTGATAAGTGCGATGGTTGTGAGGCGTGTGTCATCGCATGCCATGCAGAAAACAACCTCCCTGTGGTTGGTGAAGATGAATGTTCGAAAAACCGCGCATTTAACTGGATACGTATCGAACGGTATGTGGAGGGTGAGTATCCGGATGTAAAGGTAAAGTTCATACCCATATTGTGCCAGCAGTGCGGAAGGGCCCGGTGCGAGGCCGGCTGCCCCACATATGCAACGTATCACAATCAGGACGGTCTTAATGTCCAGGTATATAACCGGTGCATCGGCACATATACGTGTGCGACGTATTGTCCCTATGACGTACGCCACTTCAACTGGTTCAGCTACAAATGGGATGCACCTCTTGAGCAACAGCTAAACCCGGATGTCACTGTCAGGGAAAAGGGTGTTATGGAAAAATGCACTTTCTGCATCCAGCGGATACGCGCTGCCAAAGACCATGCAAAGGATGAGGGAAGGGCTGTAAAAGATGGAGAGATACAGCCTGCATGTGTACAGACCTGCCCTACAGGGGCAATGACATTTGGCGACCTTAATGATCATGGAAGTATGGTTTCTATACTTGCAAAGAATGAGAGGCGATACAGACTTTTTGAAGACCTTAATACAGACCCATCTGTGATTTATTTGAAACGTGTTATGAAATAG